Genomic segment of Oncorhynchus tshawytscha isolate Ot180627B linkage group LG13, Otsh_v2.0, whole genome shotgun sequence:
CATCTGTCCTTACCTGTACCTCTGGGACCTGGACACAATGGCTACTTCATCAAGCACGGTACTTTACTGTTTTTCACCAAGCACATTTCAAAGACCTTTAAATATCCTGGGATTCTCTGACCAGTATAACACGATAGGATGAAACACTGAGGTCTAGACCGACGCATTTACAACCTGActgttcttcctcctctctccctcagagaGTTCTAGAATGGGAGGAAACCAGTTGCACTGGGGCAGTTTAATCTGCCTTGGAGTTCAGCAGGTTCTAGCTAAGCTAGCTAACAGTGTTGGAAAGTAGTTTGTGTGTTTCAAGTTTCAAGTGTTATTAGTTGTTTATACGGGATACACATGTTATACATCATCCAAACAAATGCTTACGcacaggttccttctcgacaatgcaacaacaacacTAAATAGTCAAATCTAAGAATAAGAACATAAAGTAAACGgctcagtagaatataatagacatTTTAGCATACGTATAATGCAGGAAGGCACGATtgatagtccaatatttacacatttattggggaggggaggggggcaggtgtaaattgagcagtataataagagtctggtagagtcttgtaatgtgtgtgtgtgtgtgtgtgtgtgtgtgtgtgtgtgtgtgtgtgtgtgtgtgtgtgtgtgtgtgtgtgtgtgtgtgtgtgtgtgtgtgtgtgtgtgtgcgtgtgtgtgcgtgctgcaTGTGCTTTGGGTGCATtcatgcggcaggtagcctggcggataggggcgttgggccaataactgaaaggttgctggatcaaatagTAAGAGTCTGGCAGCAAcagttgtaatgtgtgtgtgtgtgtgtgtgtgtgtgtcaaatcaaatcaaatcaaattttatttgtcacatacacatggttagcagatgttaatgcgagtgtagcgaaatgcttgtgcttctagttccgacaatgcagtaataacgagcaagtaatctaactaacaattcaaaaaaaaaactactgtcttatacacagtgtaagggggtaaagaatatgtacataaggatatatgaatgagtgatggtacagagcagcataggcaagatacagtagatgatatcgagtacagtatatacatatgagataagtatgtaaaccaagtggcatagttaaagtggctagtgatacatgtattacataaggatgcagtcgatgatatagagtacagtatcaacgtatgcatatgagatgaacaatgtagggtaagtaacattatataaggtagcattgtttaaagtggctagtgatatatttacataatttcccatcaattcccatgattaaagtggctggagtagagtcagtgtcattgacagtgtgttggcagtagccactcaatgttagtggtggctgtttaacagtctgatggccttgagatagaagctgtttttcagtctctcggtcccagctttgatgcacctgtactgacctcgccttctggatgacagcggggtgaacaggcagtggctcgggtggttgatgtccttgatgatctttatggccttcctgtagcatcgggtggtgtaggtgtcctggagggcaggtagtttgccccggtgatgcgttgtgcagacctcactaccctctggagagccttacggttgagggcggtgcagttgccataccaggcggtgatacagcccgccaggatgctctcgattgtgcatctgtagaagtttgtgagtgcttttggtgacaagccgaatttcttcagcctcctgaggttgaagaggcgctgctgcgccttcctcacgatgctgtctgtgtgagtggaccaattcagtttgtctgtgatgtgtatgccgaggaacttaaaacttgctaccctctccactactgttccatcgatgtggatggggggtgttccctctgctgtttcctgaagtccacaatcatctccttagttttgttgacgttgagtgtgaggttattttcctgacaccacactccgagggccctcacctcctccctgtatgtgtgtgtgtgtgtgtgtgtgtgtgtgtgtgtgtgtgtgtgtgtgtgtgtgtgtgtgtgtgtgtgtgtgtgtgtgtgtgtgtgtgtggacgtgtgagCGAATGTGTGCTACGGTGTGGAGAATCAGAGATGGTGGTCTGTCCAGTTCATGTGTTCAGCATGAACTGGCTGGCTTGTAGACAGAAActctctctgagcctgttggtatgaGACATCATGCTCCGATACAGTCTGTCCGATGGTAAGCTAGAGAACAAGCTCATGGCTGGGATGTGTGGATTAGGTTTCACGTGGATGTCCTGGATGGGAGCACGGTCCTGAGCGTTCTTCACCGCCCGCTGGAGGGCCTTTAGGTCATGGATGGAGCAATAGCCTTACCAGGCCacgatgcaactggtcaggaggctctcgatggtgcagcggtaGTATCTGGCGAAGACTCAGGGTGGCATGCCAGATTTCTTCAGCCACCTTAGGAAGTAGAGACGCTGTTGCACCCTCTTGACAaaagtggtggtgttggtggccCATGTAGAGTACTCAGTGATGTGGACCAGGAGGAACTTAACTTGCACGTGTGgcttgcatgtgtgcgtgtgtgtttgaacAGAAGCATTCCAAGGTGTGAGACCGAGACTACCTGACTTCCCCACCATGTTTAGCAGATCAGGTCACTGGGCTTAAACCATGCAGGTCCTGATCTCTGGGTCACTGGGTTTAAACCATGCAGGACCTGATCCCTGGGTCACTGGGCTTAAACCTGCTGTGTAAACCATGGTATAGACACCCAGGTACAGGGGTGTGTGTCCTGTTACAAAGTGTGTAGGGGTGTGAGTAAGTGTGTGGGTACgtttgtgtctgtgtatctgtgtgtgtgtgtgtgtgtgtgtgtgtgtgtgtgtgtctgtgtatgtgtgtgtgtgtgtgtatgtgtgtgtgtgtgtgtgtctgtctctgtgtgtgtgtgtgtatctgtgtgtctgtgcatctgtctgtttgtgtgtgtgtctgtctgtgtatatctgtgtgtctgtgtgtgtgtgtgtagctctgtgtagctctgtgtagctctgtgtgtgtgtatctgtgtgtctgtgtatctgtgtgtgtgtgtgtgtgtgtgtgtgtgtgtgtgtgtgtgtgtgtgtgtgtgtgtgtgtctgtgtctgtgtgtgtgtgtgtgtgtgtgtgtgtgtgtgtgtgtgtgtgtgtgtgtgtgtgtgtgtgtgtgtgtgtgtgtgtgtgtgtgtgtgtgtgtgtgtgtgtgtgtgtgcgtgtgtgtgtcctgaaGAGGCCAGTCCTCTCTCAGAACCCACTGGATCTCTAATGATAGCCTCTGAAGTACGAAGCTGTTCTTCTCTCATCAGAGCCTCAGAGACCTCAGCAGGATGGGACACTGTCGATAATCTACCCACATAGGCAACTCAGGCTCCCATCTCTTGCTGTTAGTGGTGAGCTGGCGAAAACCTTGCACCCAGTGAGCCTTGAAGAGACTCAGGAGATTCAAGAGAGGCACTtctaggctgtgtcccaaatgtcaccttaTTTACTATccggtatagtgcactactatcgaccagggcctataggactctggtcagaagtagtgccctaTCTAGGGAAAAGGGTGTGCTCTCAGAGAAAGAACACTGACTTAGGATCTGGTGACATCAGATGAGCTGGATGAGGTACGACCGACCGATCAACCACGTTATATAGATGACATCTGTCTAGTGCAGCACCACCACCGCAGAGCCAGATGTCCATCATAGCAGGGTTTCCATGTCAAATTTCCTACATGCAGCGAAGGATCCCACCTCtctctaagtagtgcactatggagaggataagggtgccatttgggacacagaccttTTTACATCATGACACTCATGAACCCCAAACCGCAGAGCTTTCACCACGACGACAAACCTCTCGGGGGGAAAAAACCTTGCTGGTCATCCCGAGAAAGTACAGCTCTGTGGGTTAGTGGAGGAATATGATTAGATAAACATATGACGAGGCTGCAGCTTGTTTAATCATGAAGGGGTGAtaagaggggagggagacggagggaggcagggaggtagaaagagagacacTGGGAGGCCGTCGGGGGGGGCACAGGAATCTCAAGGTACACTCTGTTCCTGTGAGGCTGGCTGGGCTGGTCAGGGCTCCTGTGAGGCTGGCTGGGCTGGTCAGGGCTCCTGTGAGGCTGGCTGGGCTGGTCAGGGCTCCTGTGAGGCTGGCTGGGCTGGTCAGGGCTCCTGTGAGGCTGGCTGGGCTGGTCAGGGCTCCTGTGAGGCTGGATGGGCTGGTCAGGGCTCCTGTGAGGCTGGCTGGGCTGGTCAGGGCTCCTGTGAGGCTGGATGGGCTGGTCAGGGCTCCTGTGAGGCTGGATGGGCTGGTCAGGGCTCCTGTGAGGCTGGATGGGCTGGTCAGGGCTCCTGTGAGGCTGGATGGGCTGGTCAGGGCTCCTGTGAGGCTGGATGGGCTGGTCAGGGCTCCTGTGAGGCTGGCTGGGCTGGTCAGGGCTCCTGCTCAGGGCTTAAAGAGGATGAAAAAGGACATTCATCTGTGTGGAGCGGCAGCAGCAGTGACGTCCACAGAGCTAGATAAAGCTGTTTATTAAACACAGGCTGGCTGATCACTGAACTGAGGccgcctgcctgccctgcctgtctggcatcctgtctccctgcctgccctcGCCTCAgcctgtcttcctgcctgtctgcctctccctgcctgcccTCGCCTCAGCCTTTCTGAGCTATTTTAGACCACAAGAGAGTCCTgtgtaagaggagaggagacagtggctGCAGTCCAAACACATTATTTTTACCCCCTCAGCCCTCGCGCTAGCCACTGTCCCTTGGGAGAATCCCTGTCgaaactggatgcagtttgaTTGCCATCTTAAATGGAGGTCCAATTCACTAACGTTGGCCCCTCAGCCCTCGATTTAGCTCGAGGGAGCGGGTGAACAACTTCGTCACTTGCGAGGTTGATACGACCCACAATTCAATGCAAACTGTAGTGACTGTAGTCAttctattaaaacactcactccctgaacttgcttcccgactctcaacGCACATCGTTACGAAACGTCATTCAAGACTGAGGGTTTAGGGCCGAGGGCTGTCTACTTTGAGTTTAAAACACAGCCAGTTTATAGGGGACAAGTCACACCTGGCCATGCTCTCAGTGATAATTGTTTCATTTGGCATCTCTTTTAAGTCTTTGATAATCCTAAGAAGTGAGAAATGGTTAATGTACCCCCATCTCATGctttgaagagtgtgtgtgtttgtgttcgtgtgtgtgtgtgtgtgtgtgtgtgtgtgtgtgtgtgtgtgtgtgtgtgtgtgtgtgcattcctgTGTGCATTATGCAACTCCTTCTAGTAGCCCTTATTATCAGAACTTTCCCTCTCATTCCCCTAAAAGCCAACTCTTACATTCCCCAAGACGTCTTCCCTGTTTCTTCTTAACTCCTCGTTGTTTTTGACAGTTTGAATACACAGACGTTCATCCATTACATGATCGATGCAGGTTTTTCCCAGAAGCTTGATTCTGACGTGGGCAATGAAAGGCGTCCTTCAACAAAAAATCCACTACATTGTCGTTAGCAATTGGCTAGCCATTCTGGTAGAGAAAACTGCTctctggtagctagctagctactttctACTAAAGTTAGCAaggtaaattgaaataaattgcaCAAACTCAAGACAAAACGTTTTCTAAAATGGTCTAAAACCAAGAACCATATATAATCTACTTTGTCCATCTCCTGTAGTTTGAAGAAACTAATTTGAATTGAATAATATAATATATCCAACTGTCACTATTCACTATCTAAATCTCAATCTATCCAACAATGTCACCATCTCACCAAGCTTCTAAAATTACACACTACTACAGACCTTcaatgcaaaacagtgtgtttttgtCAGGTATTTGGAAACGTGAATGTATTTAGGGATGGATTAACCTTTTACCGCAGTGGGctgaatcagggtcacacagagtgattcttggtagtcttaaacaaatctactttgaaaccaaAGTATACAACCGTATACACACATGGTAATGGCTTAAGAAAATAAGACACCTGTAACATGTCAggtatagagttgaaatgtattacctttggagtttgcatcccaatattacactttttaTACAGTACGTCtgagaagactgaaatatataacacaaccgtttgacatagaaacaccggattttcatCTGGTTTTGTTGAAAGAACATTATAAATGATGAAATTATGATTTTGGACATTGACTGCAAGAAAGGGCTACACCCGTATcacaggaacattgcctttaaatttaaatCAAGCTATAacatgggaacattgcctttaaatttaagTCAAGCTATAACtaaggaacattgcctttaaatttaagTCAAGCTATAACtaaggaacattgcctttaaatttaaatCAAGCAATAacacgggaacattgcctttaaatttaaatCAAGCAATAACATGGGAACATTGatttaaatttaaaggcaatttaaATTTAAATCAAGCAATAACTAAGGAACATTTCCTTTAAATTTAAATCAATCTATAacacgggaacattgcctttaaatttaaatCAAGCTCTAACtaaggaacattgcctttaaatttaaaggcaatttaaATTTAAATCAAGCAATAACTAAGGAACATTTCCTTTAAATTTAAATCAAGCTCTAACAcggaaacattgcctttaaatttaaatCAATCTACAGATTAAATCCAGCCCTAGCATAGTTTTATGTTTTAGATTTATCTAAAATAAGTATAACTTTTTTCATGTAAATTTTATTACTGTATATTTCAGAACTTCACTGAGTAGGattgtcctccccttcctcctctaaggagcctccactggtgtgtgtgtgtgtgtgtgtgtgtgtgtgtgtgtgtgtgtgtgtgtgtgtgtgtgtgtgtgtgtggtgtgtgtgtgtgtgtgtgtgtgtgtgtgtgtgtgtgtgtgctgtatgtgctgtatgtgctgtatgtgcttTGGTGCATtcatgcggcaggtagcctggcggataggggcgttgggccaataactgaacggttgctggatcaaatccctgagccgacaaggtaaaaatctgtcattctgcccctgaacaaggcagttaacccactgttcctcgggcgccgaagacgtggatgtcaattaaggcagccccctgcacctctctgattcagaggggttgggttaaatgtggaagacgcatttcagttgaaggcattccgttgta
This window contains:
- the LOC121839018 gene encoding sporozoite surface protein 2-like produces the protein MFSTCLHLNPTLQSALSRSPDQPSQPHRSPDQPIQPHRSPDQPIQPHRSPDQPIQPHRSPDQPIQPHRSPDQPIQPHRSPDQPSQPHRSPDQPIQPHRSPDQPSQPHRSPDQPSQPHRSPDQPSQPHRSPDQPSQPHRSPDQPSQPHRNRVYLEIPVPPPTASQCLSFYLPASLRLPPLLSPLHD